From Arthrobacter sp. FW306-2-2C-D06B, a single genomic window includes:
- a CDS encoding Flp family type IVb pilin: MLSAFLKSASHVRRDETGATAVEYGIMVALIAVVIIAAVTLLGGTVHDTFTQAQCSIAGKTTFSAGSGPGQATCP, translated from the coding sequence ATGCTTTCCGCTTTCCTCAAGTCCGCATCTCACGTGCGGCGCGACGAAACGGGTGCCACCGCCGTCGAATACGGCATCATGGTCGCCCTCATCGCAGTGGTAATCATCGCCGCTGTGACCCTGCTGGGTGGGACAGTTCACGACACCTTCACCCAAGCCCAGTGTTCCATAGCTGGTAAAACCACCTTCAGTGCAGGATCGGGCCCCGGTCAAGCCACCTGCCCTTAG
- a CDS encoding PEP/pyruvate-binding domain-containing protein, translating to MTYIYNFADVQAADVAVSGGKGVGLGNLVRAGLPVPPGFVLTTAAYEAFVNANGIQARIQELATLPPDASPQDYEDASAVIRDLFTGGTMPAAIAYELAAAYEGLGGSRDDGGGGGSGGDGGDDDGGAPVAVRSSATAEDLASASFAGQQETYLNVRGAEALDAAVVDCWSSLWTARAMAYRDREGIAPGDVRLAVVIQRMVEAEAAGVMFTANPANGRRDQIVISAARGLGESVVSGTVNTDDLVVEAGTGRVLSRRTADKEVMTVYADRAADGAADRTADGSEERGGTTEQPVPAALRNQAVLDAGAAAALARYGTRISDYFGTPQDIEWARADGNFFMLQSRPITALPEPVVDTPDTWPLPYPKGLYFRASIVEQLPDPLTPLFADLIDGSVTRSLKTLMNEAVGSDVVRDGDVGLPTINGYAYYYYRSSAMWRVMRKAPGAMLALAQGKAHMGMTGWREFSHPRYKEVLKDWAAKSAADLSGEELLEGVRTLLDAGTVYYTAVESVIPIAATSEISFRAFYDKLIRRAGDPPAETFLLGYDSEPIRAEKSLYDLAAWAREVEGLAPAILDQETAALAESQRSWLPPAGMDPALWQQWHPRFQAHLDRFGHAVYNLDFASPVPADDPSALLDTVKFYLQGHGNDPHERQRLSAARREDQTERMLARLGQTRLGRSRKAPFIRLLRWAQKSAPIREDALADVGLAWPLIRRMLLELGQRLVYSGVIARPADVFWLRRQELQSAVEFGLAAPRPPGTAEPLAPVAVAITGAARPVRAEVVEERKMLWRGQAKAAAPQLLPETRWMKRTFESMMPARSQDQSGDVIKGVGASAGRVSAPARVLGGPQDFNQMAPGEVLVARITTPAWTSLFAMASAVVTDVGGPLSHSSIVAREYGIPAVLGTGVATQRLTSGQQITVDGDAGTVTVEHPPA from the coding sequence ATGACCTACATCTACAACTTCGCCGATGTCCAAGCAGCCGACGTCGCCGTGTCCGGCGGCAAGGGCGTCGGGCTGGGGAACCTTGTTCGCGCCGGGCTTCCGGTCCCTCCCGGATTCGTGCTGACCACGGCGGCGTATGAGGCCTTCGTGAATGCCAACGGGATTCAGGCGCGCATCCAGGAACTGGCGACGCTCCCGCCCGACGCGTCGCCGCAGGATTACGAGGATGCCTCGGCCGTCATCCGGGACCTTTTCACTGGCGGCACCATGCCCGCGGCCATCGCGTACGAGCTCGCCGCCGCTTATGAGGGCCTCGGCGGCTCTCGCGACGACGGCGGTGGCGGCGGCTCCGGCGGCGACGGCGGCGACGACGACGGCGGTGCGCCCGTGGCGGTGCGCTCGTCCGCAACGGCCGAGGACCTTGCCTCGGCAAGCTTCGCCGGGCAACAGGAAACCTACCTCAACGTCCGCGGGGCGGAAGCGTTGGATGCCGCCGTCGTCGATTGCTGGTCTTCCTTGTGGACGGCGCGCGCCATGGCTTACCGGGACCGTGAAGGCATCGCACCGGGCGATGTACGCCTCGCGGTAGTGATCCAGCGGATGGTCGAGGCCGAGGCGGCCGGCGTCATGTTCACCGCCAATCCTGCCAACGGCCGCCGCGACCAGATCGTCATCAGTGCAGCGCGGGGCCTGGGGGAGTCCGTGGTCAGTGGAACAGTCAACACGGATGACCTTGTGGTCGAAGCGGGAACCGGCCGCGTGCTCTCGCGCCGGACCGCCGACAAGGAAGTCATGACCGTGTATGCGGACCGCGCCGCGGACGGCGCTGCCGACCGCACCGCGGACGGCTCCGAGGAGCGGGGAGGGACTACGGAGCAACCGGTCCCGGCGGCGCTTCGCAACCAAGCCGTGCTCGACGCCGGAGCTGCCGCCGCGCTGGCCCGCTATGGAACACGGATTTCGGACTACTTCGGAACTCCGCAGGACATCGAATGGGCGCGGGCCGACGGCAATTTCTTCATGCTGCAGTCCAGGCCCATCACGGCCCTGCCTGAACCCGTAGTGGACACCCCAGACACGTGGCCGTTGCCCTACCCGAAGGGGCTCTATTTCCGGGCGAGCATCGTGGAACAGCTGCCGGACCCGCTCACGCCGCTGTTCGCCGACCTCATTGACGGCTCGGTCACCCGTTCGCTCAAGACCCTGATGAACGAGGCCGTCGGGAGCGACGTGGTCAGGGATGGCGACGTCGGACTGCCCACCATCAACGGGTACGCCTATTACTACTACCGCTCCTCGGCGATGTGGCGGGTGATGCGCAAGGCGCCGGGGGCCATGCTCGCCCTGGCTCAAGGCAAGGCGCACATGGGCATGACGGGTTGGCGTGAATTCTCGCATCCCCGCTACAAGGAGGTGCTCAAAGACTGGGCGGCGAAGTCCGCGGCGGATCTTTCAGGAGAAGAGTTGCTTGAGGGTGTCCGGACGTTGCTCGACGCCGGGACTGTGTACTACACCGCCGTGGAGTCAGTCATTCCGATCGCCGCGACGAGCGAAATCTCCTTCCGGGCGTTCTACGACAAACTCATCCGGCGCGCGGGGGATCCCCCCGCCGAGACATTCCTCCTCGGCTACGACAGTGAACCGATCCGTGCGGAGAAATCGTTGTACGACCTCGCAGCGTGGGCCCGGGAAGTCGAGGGGCTGGCCCCCGCCATCCTCGATCAAGAGACGGCGGCACTGGCCGAGTCGCAGCGTAGCTGGCTCCCTCCCGCCGGCATGGACCCGGCCCTCTGGCAGCAGTGGCATCCACGTTTCCAGGCCCACCTCGATCGCTTCGGCCATGCGGTCTACAACTTGGACTTCGCCAGCCCGGTGCCGGCGGACGATCCTTCGGCGCTGCTGGATACGGTCAAGTTCTACCTCCAGGGACACGGCAACGACCCGCATGAGCGCCAACGGCTCTCGGCCGCCAGGCGGGAGGACCAAACCGAGCGGATGCTTGCCCGGCTCGGACAGACCCGGCTCGGGCGGAGTCGCAAGGCGCCGTTCATCCGTCTGCTCCGGTGGGCGCAGAAGTCCGCACCGATACGCGAAGATGCCCTGGCCGACGTCGGGCTTGCCTGGCCGCTGATCCGGCGGATGCTGCTCGAACTCGGACAACGGCTGGTCTACTCCGGCGTCATCGCCCGCCCCGCCGACGTGTTCTGGCTGCGCCGGCAGGAGCTGCAAAGCGCCGTCGAGTTCGGCCTCGCCGCGCCGCGGCCGCCGGGCACGGCGGAACCGCTCGCGCCGGTGGCGGTGGCAATTACGGGGGCTGCGCGCCCCGTCCGTGCCGAAGTCGTCGAGGAACGCAAGATGCTTTGGCGGGGGCAGGCCAAGGCGGCCGCGCCGCAACTGCTGCCGGAGACCCGTTGGATGAAGCGCACTTTCGAATCAATGATGCCGGCACGCTCCCAGGACCAGTCGGGCGACGTCATCAAAGGGGTCGGCGCCAGTGCGGGCCGGGTTAGTGCTCCTGCGCGCGTCCTGGGCGGGCCGCAGGATTTCAACCAGATGGCGCCCGGAGAGGTCCTCGTTGCGCGTATCACCACTCCCGCGTGGACCTCGCTGTTCGCCATGGCCTCCGCCGTGGTCACCGACGTCGGCGGTCCGCTGAGCCACAGCTCCATCGTGGCCCGGGAGTACGGCATCCCCGCTGTGCTCGGCACCGGAGTCGCCACCCAGCGGCTCACGAGCGGCCAACAAATCACCGTCGACGGCGACGCCGGCACCGTGACGGTCGAGCACCCACCCGCCTAG
- a CDS encoding LCP family protein, translating into MNGRRRLWLAAGLAVLLALVVVLAAVIAGSNRTSSGSSPSSASAGATATRTPSPSKSPAPTAAAPAPPTIPELPATPMNILVIGSDSRANARDQNNQTVTTGQSSDQRSDCLMLIHVPADRHKVYGISILRDNWVDIPGYGASKINASLEVGGVPLVVRTVETLLGTHIDHTVMLDFEGFKVLTDGLGGIDVNVTQPFTASFDTHHTFVAGINHLDGEAALEFVRERYSFVDGDYQRVRNQQTFLRALLAKLSGGVQTPAGVLGLVQFAANYLTVDQGYDPAAVAILAYALRTVDPGASGFFTLPTAGTGTSPDGQSIVLPDYAGIGEVAAALRDDTLPEYVAAHGY; encoded by the coding sequence ATGAACGGACGACGGCGACTGTGGCTTGCGGCGGGACTGGCAGTTCTGCTGGCCCTCGTGGTGGTTCTGGCCGCGGTCATTGCCGGATCCAACAGGACCTCGTCCGGATCGTCGCCCTCAAGCGCCTCCGCGGGCGCAACCGCTACCCGGACGCCATCCCCCAGCAAGTCCCCTGCGCCAACCGCTGCCGCACCGGCCCCGCCTACCATCCCGGAGCTTCCCGCGACCCCCATGAACATCCTGGTGATTGGCAGTGACAGCCGTGCCAATGCCAGGGACCAGAACAACCAGACCGTCACCACGGGGCAATCGTCGGACCAACGCTCGGATTGCCTGATGCTGATCCACGTCCCAGCAGACCGGCACAAGGTCTACGGTATTTCGATCCTGCGCGACAACTGGGTGGACATCCCGGGCTATGGAGCATCCAAAATCAACGCCAGCCTTGAGGTGGGAGGCGTCCCCCTAGTGGTCCGGACCGTCGAGACGCTATTGGGCACGCACATAGACCACACCGTCATGCTGGACTTCGAGGGCTTCAAAGTCCTGACCGACGGCCTCGGCGGGATCGACGTCAATGTCACACAGCCCTTCACCGCCAGCTTTGACACCCATCACACCTTTGTTGCCGGCATCAACCACTTGGACGGAGAAGCGGCCCTGGAGTTCGTCCGCGAGCGCTACTCGTTCGTGGACGGAGACTACCAGCGCGTCCGCAACCAGCAGACATTCCTTCGCGCCCTCTTGGCCAAGCTTTCCGGGGGCGTCCAGACTCCCGCCGGCGTGTTGGGACTCGTCCAATTTGCAGCCAACTACCTCACTGTGGACCAAGGATACGACCCCGCAGCCGTCGCCATCCTGGCCTACGCGCTCCGCACAGTTGATCCCGGTGCCTCCGGCTTCTTCACCCTGCCCACCGCGGGCACGGGTACCTCCCCGGACGGACAATCGATCGTGCTGCCGGATTACGCGGGAATCGGAGAAGTGGCCGCGGCGCTGCGGGACGACACCCTGCCTGAATATGTGGCCGCCCACGGTTACTGA
- a CDS encoding CalY family protein: protein MGLNLKTTTGKVIASLALVGTAAGVAGLGTYGAFTSSTSASNTVASGIVNIALGASGTTNRLSVAASGLVPGDTVQRVATLSNATGNQSLSAITLTTAASPTSLLDTNTTMGLQVAVDDCSTAWTEAGTAPAYTYTCSGTTTSVLASRPVIGANVALANLTSVTAGHTDNLRVTLTLPSTADNTLQNQSSTIAFNFTGTQRTATNQ, encoded by the coding sequence ATGGGTCTCAACCTGAAAACCACCACCGGCAAAGTCATCGCATCCCTGGCCCTGGTCGGCACTGCTGCCGGCGTGGCAGGACTGGGAACCTACGGTGCCTTCACCTCCAGCACCTCCGCCAGCAACACCGTCGCCTCCGGCATCGTCAACATCGCCCTCGGCGCCTCCGGCACCACCAACCGGCTCAGCGTCGCCGCCTCCGGCCTGGTCCCCGGCGACACCGTCCAACGCGTCGCCACCCTCAGCAATGCCACCGGAAACCAGTCCCTCTCCGCGATCACGCTGACCACCGCGGCCTCCCCGACCTCCCTGCTGGACACCAACACCACCATGGGCCTGCAGGTCGCCGTCGATGACTGCTCCACCGCCTGGACCGAAGCCGGCACCGCCCCCGCCTACACCTACACCTGCTCCGGCACCACTACTTCGGTACTGGCTTCCCGTCCCGTGATCGGAGCCAACGTCGCCCTGGCCAACCTGACCTCCGTCACCGCCGGCCACACCGACAACCTCCGCGTCACCCTGACCCTGCCCTCCACCGCAGACAACACCCTGCAGAACCAGAGCAGCACCATCGCCTTCAACTTCACCGGCACCCAGCGCACCGCCACCAACCAGTAA
- a CDS encoding Flp family type IVb pilin — translation MFAFFSNAASRIRRSEKGATAVEYGIMVALIAVVIIVAVTALGGTVKNTFSQVQCSVSGKTWNTTTNVCG, via the coding sequence ATGTTTGCTTTCTTCTCCAACGCCGCTTCGCGCATCCGTCGTAGCGAAAAGGGCGCCACCGCCGTCGAATACGGCATCATGGTCGCCCTCATTGCTGTTGTCATCATCGTCGCCGTCACGGCGCTGGGTGGGACTGTCAAGAACACCTTCTCCCAGGTCCAATGCTCAGTTTCCGGCAAAACGTGGAACACCACCACCAACGTTTGTGGCTAG
- a CDS encoding plastocyanin/azurin family copper-binding protein gives MTAHPKPVLLPRLRALMVLLLALVLPVALSGTAAADSGKSARTWTVQVGSESSDQAIQGMSFLPKNIYINAGDKVTWEANAAEIHTVTFLAAGQTIESTQPFDPFSPLYISAQGGTSYDGHSYYNSGVMSNVSNSGFAEVSSYTLKFPDAGDFTYYCLVHGAGQKGTVHVRAKGTDYPYTQEQYNNRVERAERAIIRDGYKQWSDARDQADNHTVFAGADDGVAMVMRFIEPKVVIHVGEKVSFVNNGMGEPHTITFGTEPANPFPPLGDPTNYTGGQLNSGILPPGVTFTVTFNKAGVYDYICALHDYFGMVGKVVVKD, from the coding sequence ATGACTGCTCATCCAAAACCCGTTCTATTGCCGCGCCTTCGAGCCCTCATGGTTTTGCTACTTGCCCTCGTGTTGCCGGTGGCCCTGAGTGGCACAGCTGCAGCGGACAGTGGCAAATCCGCCAGGACGTGGACCGTCCAGGTCGGCTCCGAATCGTCGGACCAGGCCATCCAGGGAATGTCCTTCCTCCCGAAGAACATTTACATCAATGCGGGTGACAAGGTCACCTGGGAGGCCAACGCGGCCGAAATCCATACAGTCACGTTCCTGGCCGCGGGGCAAACCATCGAGTCCACGCAACCCTTTGATCCTTTCAGCCCTCTCTATATATCCGCGCAGGGCGGCACGTCCTACGACGGACACTCCTATTACAACTCAGGCGTGATGTCGAACGTCTCGAACAGTGGTTTCGCCGAAGTCAGTTCCTACACCTTGAAGTTCCCTGATGCAGGCGATTTCACGTACTACTGCCTGGTGCACGGCGCGGGCCAGAAGGGCACAGTCCACGTGCGGGCCAAGGGTACTGACTACCCGTACACCCAGGAGCAATACAACAACCGGGTAGAGCGGGCTGAACGGGCCATCATCCGTGACGGTTACAAGCAATGGAGCGACGCACGCGATCAGGCGGACAACCACACCGTGTTTGCCGGGGCCGACGACGGCGTTGCCATGGTCATGCGGTTCATCGAACCCAAAGTGGTCATCCACGTTGGTGAGAAAGTGAGCTTCGTGAACAACGGCATGGGCGAGCCGCACACGATCACCTTCGGTACCGAGCCAGCCAATCCGTTCCCGCCGCTGGGCGATCCGACGAATTACACGGGCGGACAGCTCAATTCGGGCATTTTGCCGCCGGGCGTGACATTCACAGTGACCTTCAACAAGGCAGGGGTATACGACTACATCTGCGCACTCCACGACTACTTTGGAATGGTCGGCAAGGTGGTGGTGAAGGACTGA
- a CDS encoding PAS and ANTAR domain-containing protein, with amino-acid sequence MLDSPHTYSSALGAPGFLAGTFLFDPLTGKAEWSDGLFNLHGYQRGEVVPTLELLMSHKHPDDRPRTMEILAQVFRDGGHFCIYHRIIDAQGQVRRVLTAGNAQLGPSGTVALEGTTVDLTSTLRRETEQAARDAVAGANATRGVINQARGILMGRLLLSSDAAFKLLVSCSSMTNVKVAVLASHLVRVADTDEGPEAMDGFIRVLQACDQAAVKRALDRQ; translated from the coding sequence ATGTTGGACAGCCCTCATACGTACTCGAGTGCACTGGGCGCCCCCGGCTTTCTGGCCGGAACCTTCCTCTTTGACCCGCTTACAGGGAAAGCGGAATGGTCCGACGGGCTCTTCAATCTCCACGGCTACCAGCGAGGGGAAGTTGTGCCCACGCTCGAGCTGCTCATGTCGCACAAGCACCCGGATGACAGGCCGCGGACCATGGAGATCCTGGCTCAAGTATTCCGGGACGGCGGCCATTTCTGTATTTATCACCGGATCATTGACGCGCAGGGACAAGTCCGTCGTGTGCTGACGGCGGGGAACGCGCAACTGGGCCCATCGGGGACCGTCGCGCTCGAGGGGACCACGGTGGACCTGACGTCCACGCTGCGGCGGGAAACCGAGCAAGCGGCGCGTGACGCCGTCGCGGGCGCCAATGCGACCCGGGGCGTCATCAATCAGGCACGCGGCATCCTGATGGGGCGGCTGCTCCTTAGCTCCGACGCAGCCTTCAAATTGCTTGTGAGTTGCAGCAGCATGACGAACGTCAAGGTCGCAGTCCTGGCCTCACACCTTGTTCGCGTGGCCGACACCGACGAGGGGCCAGAAGCAATGGACGGGTTCATTCGTGTTCTCCAGGCTTGCGACCAGGCTGCGGTGAAACGCGCGTTGGACCGGCAGTAA